CAGCCAGGGCATCAAACACCTGCTTTGTAAGTGGCTCAAGGTTCCCACACTCCTTGTAGGCTGGAACAATGATGGAATACTTCACCGCCATTGTTCTACTTCCTTGTATTGTACTGCTTTTACCTAAACAAAAATTTCCTTCCGCTCTTCCGTTTTGCtattctccttctcttttggCACTTCTGAGAGCAAGAAACCCCGATGAACTACAGGAAAGGTAAAAAATACGTGGAATAAACTGGTGTAGTACAATTATCTTTTACATCTGCTAGCACATCCGCCCTGTTCCCATTCCCCTGGTCCCTTATTTTACAACAATAGAGTTCTGTCTTTCTCCCCTTCAAAAGAAACCTTTATCATCCACCTTCCTACACCACTAAAAATACCTTCGTTGATATCAGTTAATTGCGACGAGTTCCATTTCGAACACTAGCGATGCGCCGGGCTCGATACCCCACTCAGGAAAACCTTTCGTCCCGTAGGCGTATTCGCTTGTCATGGCAATCTTCGCCTTCTCTCCCAAAGGCATTTGAAGCACAACCTCGTCCCAACCCCGAATTACATGTCCAAGACCCACGCGGAATGAAAAGGATTCGGTCCCGCCTTTTGCCGGCCAAAATATGCGCCCATCAGGGAAGAAACCGGCGGCACGCACCGTGACGGAATCACCTGCTTTCGGACAAGGGCCAGTTCCTTTAGTGATGATGTCGTACTGAAGCGGCATCAGTTTACGTGGTTCTTCCACAGGTATCGGTAAGGTTAAAGAAAATTAGAGGGTAATCGTCACCACATGTAAAGGAGGGAACGCCCCGAAGGGGTTAAACGTACAACGAACGCAAGAGAACAAAGGGGAGGTGAGGTGAGGTGAGGAAATAagttaaacaaaaaggaaacatcGAGAGTGTGAGAGAGGGATTCCAGGGAGAGAAGGGAGATGACAAAATTACTGAATAATTAACACGTGACGAATGGCGACAAATGCATACTGGGAAGGTGTAAGCACATGTCTGCCAAGATAACTCGTGCATATGCGATGGtcgacaaaaacaaaaatctccTCCACACAAACCgcaggcaaaaaaaaaaaaagaaggggagaagagaGCGCCTACACGCCAAAATGCATGTGTCACACCGCTGATGTTCGGTCTTGTTGAAAGGTATCAACACGAACCCTATacacacttcttttttcctttgttttatgATACAAAAAAATCCACCGTCCCCTTCCCCCGTTTCATACACTGTTTAGTAATATAACATCTACTGCGACTTAACGACGCATGCAAGAGTGAAGCATGTCTTTGAGACGTTCCAACTCTGACTCTAACTGACCATTGCGCACCTGTAATTTCTGCGAACGTGACTCTTCTAACAGTAGCTGCTTTCTAACCTGCTCTCGCCTTTGTGACAAGACATTGACTGATGAAAGAGCTTCCTGACGTTCCGCCTTAAGCCTCTGCTTCATTTCCGCTACAGCATTCTTTAGCTCTTCACACTCCTGAGCCTTTTTCTCCAACTGGTGATGAAGCGACCGCTTCTCCGCCTTTACTACTGCTAGACGGTCCTCCCATGACTCACATCCACGGCCGTGAGAACCATTTCGTATGGCTGAGAGCAACAGGAGCGCATCGGCCGAACAGCAATCGAACCCTGGAGAGAGATGCGGCACAAGTTCACGCAGTTCGTATGTTAGTTTCAGTGAACGCTCATCCGCAGCCTGTACATCTGCAGCCACAGCGGTTACTCTCGCTTTGGGAGTACTTTCCTTTGGCCCCGACGCATTCCCTACAGACCGCTGGTTAAGGAGTAGTGCGAAGTTCTCTTCAAGCCGGCGTAAGCGCTCCTCGTGCATATGATGATCTCCTGGGGCCTGTGGCTCGGGGAGATAATCATCGTTGTCACTAACAAACATATATCGAACAGAACAACTTGGCACTGCAACCCAAGTGctggaaaacaacaaagatgagaaaagaagagtggCAACACAGATGTGAACAGTTGTGTCTTTGAGGTACCAAAGCAACTGATTTTTCCTCGGAGAGATGACGATCGGCTAGCAACCGTCATGGAAGCAGCGGTTGCGACAAAAACGTAAAGGGTTTTGAGGAAGTAGCTACCCCACACTTTGATTTTATCTGGATCTCTTAGTGACCTTCGCATTATATGTCTTAATTAGGAACTTGCGTATGAATAATCCTATTTTGGCGCCAttgtttctctccttttctcttcttcttccttccaatattaaaagaggggagaaacGCACGAATGTTAGTTAGTATTGTGGGCATCCGGTGCCGGTCGCCTTCCCTGACGTGGGTTATCGAAATGCCTGTGGCGCGGGCGGCGTTGCGTCATGCGCTTGAAATATTTTGACTCAATTGTGCGGTAGGACGACTTCTGCACCACGCATATGTTATCACCCTCAACCGTGCAATCAAGTGCTGCACGGACAACATATGTGCCAGAATGCAGATCGGCGGAGACACCATCATGAACCAGTTGCCTGGAGGTCAGTTTCATGGCAAACAGCGGCACGAGTCCGTCGTTGACGTCTAAGACGGTTTTGACGAGCTCTGTGGTTGTAGTTTGATACACACCAAGGTACACACGGAGTTTAATTGTGTCCTGTTGCTGCTTCACTgcacgaagaaaaaggcGGGCCTGAAGTTCCTTACCCTCCATACCCTTGCACACAGTTGGTGGCACGGGGGGTACAGCCAGAAACTTGGGGCTGCAGCGATCGAAGACGTCTCGAAACCGCTCCTCGTCACCGGTGGCAAGGAGCTCTTTATCATCTTCAAGGACCTGGAGCTTGCGGGAATCCATCAACCAGCTCAGATTGTCGGGTTGCGTGCCGCAAAGTATGCAGGAGACGACGTGCATGAAAGCGCAGTCCAATCGAACCCTTTCGGAGAACTTACGGCTACTCACCTTTGCCGAGAGGCTTTGTCGGAAAACCCTGCTAGCATCGGCGTAACGCCGGAGCATGAGGTAGCTGAAACCCACATAATACATCAGTGACACGTTGGCAGGCGCTACCTCCGCCAAGATCTTCTTCCCACGACCATAAATATCCAGTGGCTTCAGTACCGATAGAGCAGAGTTATAGTCTCCCAGAAGTACGTTGATTTTAGCTACGGTAATTATTCCAAAGAACCCAGACATCCACCGAACGTGGTTTTCCCCTGATTTGGTGATATCGTCCGCCTTGTCGCTCTCCATAACCTCTTCAATACCCGACTCGCTGATGACCTTCTCCATCATTTGCACAGCTTCAGTTACCGACCACTCTGCACCCTCAGCAAAACGCTTCTGATAAACCACCGTCATTTGGAACAGGAACTCGTCGAAAATATCCCAAAGGAACCAATTCGGAATATCACAACTCCCTGGAAGAGAGACAAAGAGGTCGCAGAAAGTCCTCCATGAAACCTTAGCATCCTCTGCCGTCACGTCACGATCGGTGAAGAGGTGCTTGAAGCACAGGAAGGAGTACAGCTTTCCAGCTGTGTCATTTCCAAAGCACTCGGCGACTTCCATCCTCTGCAGCACTGGCAAGGGGCGGAACTCCCCCTGTTCGGCCGCATAGTACTTGCTCAAGTGGCTGGGGAAGATGTTCTCGTAAAGGTTGTGAAAACTGCTGATATCCCCTGTGTCCACGGCAGTGTTCAGAGAGTTGAAGAAGTTGAACATTTCATCGGGGATGTGCAACTTTGAATCAGGGTTCGACGCCATATCTAGTAACTTTAACTTTGCGTCGTAATGGAAAGGTTATAAAGGGGAGAAGATATGATACACAAGATTCACCTCAACGCAGACGGAAACAATCAGATACCGCATGCGATATCCTCTACGTCGCATACACACCATGAGTGCTCTTCATAAACAACACATCTGCAGCAAACAGCACCCACATATCAACCTCTGACCGCGAGCCGATATGTGTTCTTGAGAGACTGTACCACATACAACACAGCCTGAAGACTCCCCGAAAGAAGCATTTCATCCAGCAACGGAACGTCTAGCAGGATGCGCTTCTCCGTTTGCAGGTAAGAAATGCACTTACGTAAGTTTCGACGCTTCGCCGCCGCCGATTTTGCTTGCAATTCAATCGACTCCAGTTCCACGCACGGCCTCCGCTGGAGAGTTCGAATCAGATGCGCCAACACAACACCGTCCGAGAACAGCACGGGATAATCCCGCAACCAAAGCGACCGACatgaaaacgaaaaggaCTGATCTGCAGCTACGTATCGAAAGTCGGATCCAAGAACTTCCGTGACCCACGTTCCTAGTTCCTCAACCTCTTCGGTAGCGTAATCCAACCCactcaaaacaacaaccggTGCAGGGGCCGTCGTCTGCGCAGTGGAGGCAACATTGTCCCccactttcctccctttggatcctgcagcagcacagcaTGTAAGTGGAGAAGTGATAAGGCAACGCGCTACCCTTCGCTCTTGTGATTTCGACAGCCTGTGACCTGCACCCTGCCGCCTTTGCTCTTGTTGACGGGGTTGCACACATACTTCCAACTGCAGTTGTGGCGGTGGAGCAGTTGTAGAGGGTGCTGATGCAGTGGGAAAGTAGGGCGTGTCAGAATGTTTCGGAGGTTGGCGCCGTGGAGGAACGTCGGCAGCAAACCGCATGATATCCTCCAAGAGAAGCAAAATGTAGCACCTGTCACCGTGATACACCCGGTGAGCTTCATTCAAAAACAGGGAGCTCATTCGCGCGGGGCAATACCGATGAAGCTCATCGAATGCCACCTTAATGTTGTCTATGCAGTTCGATTTTATCCG
This region of Trypanosoma brucei gambiense DAL972 chromosome 10, complete sequence genomic DNA includes:
- a CDS encoding peptidyl-prolyl cis-trans isomerase, putative, with translation MPLQYDIITKGTGPCPKAGDSVTVRAAGFFPDGRIFWPAKGGTESFSFRVGLGHVIRGWDEVVLQMPLGEKAKIAMTSEYAYGTKGFPEWGIEPGASLVFEMELVAIN
- a CDS encoding EIF3-interacting protein, putative; the protein is MASNPDSKLHIPDEMFNFFNSLNTAVDTGDISSFHNLYENIFPSHLSKYYAAEQGEFRPLPVLQRMEVAECFGNDTAGKLYSFLCFKHLFTDRDVTAEDAKVSWRTFCDLFVSLPGSCDIPNWFLWDIFDEFLFQMTVVYQKRFAEGAEWSVTEAVQMMEKVISESGIEEVMESDKADDITKSGENHVRWMSGFFGIITVAKINVLLGDYNSALSVLKPLDIYGRGKKILAEVAPANVSLMYYVGFSYLMLRRYADASRVFRQSLSAKVSSRKFSERVRLDCAFMHVVSCILCGTQPDNLSWLMDSRKLQVLEDDKELLATGDEERFRDVFDRCSPKFLAVPPVPPTVCKGMEGKELQARLFLRAVKQQQDTIKLRVYLGVYQTTTTELVKTVLDVNDGLVPLFAMKLTSRQLVHDGVSADLHSGTYVVRAALDCTVEGDNICVVQKSSYRTIESKYFKRMTQRRPRHRHFDNPRQGRRPAPDAHNTN